In Deltaproteobacteria bacterium, the sequence AAACAGCGCTGCCAACAGGACCGCGGTGATCGCCGGAGTATAGAAACTGAGCCGGGAAATAAATAATCCGTTAAGGGTAATGGCTCCGGCCAGGAAGGGGGGGACCGGAAACGGCTGAGGACGGCCGCCGAGCATTACCAGGGCCAGATTTTCCAGGAAAAATGAGGCAGCAATGGCTGAGATCAACAACGAAATACGGGGAGCGCGGCGCAACGGGCGATAGGCGCCTCTTTCCAACAGCACTCCCATCAGTCCGGTAAGCATCAGGGCCAGAGGGAAAGCCAGTTCCCAGGGCAGGGAAAACATGCCGACGCCGAACAGCCCGGCATAGGCCGCAACCATTAACAGATCCCCATGGGCGAAATTGATCAGGCGCAAAATGCCATATACCATGGTATAGCCAATGGCAATGAGAGCATACAGACTGCCCAGGGACAGGCCGTTAATCAGTTGCTGTAAAAACGTATTTAGATCCACTGATTCTGACTGAGACTGAGCCCGAAGCCGGGCTAATCTGCCTTCCCGGTGGATTTGGCCTTGCTTTATTGGCTAATAACCGATAACCAAAAACTTCTCTCAGAAGCCGCCCTGGGCAAGAGGCCAATTTCTCTATACCCTCCGGGCTGGATAAACCTCAATTTTGAGGACGAGGGGCCTTAGACCCAAGGCCCTCTCTTTACGATGGGATAGTGGTTGTGTTATCCAGACCTAGTGGAAGGTTAGTCCTTTCAGGCCTAGATAACCCGGATTGGATCACCAAAGAATGCTTTTGATGCCGAAAAAGAACTTTTGCAGTTTTTTTAACAAATGCCTGAGTTGGGGACCAGGCCAATTAGGGACATAAGCCTGTACCTGGTTGGAAAAAGGGCTATCCATAAGCTGTTTCCATCAGTCGGCACAGCTAGCCGCAAAGTAATACAGCACGCCGTATTCTAAATCAGTTACCGTGAAAGATATGGTCTGGCCAGCCATTTCAGGGTTAACCTCTTGAACCAGATGCGGAGTTCCCGCATTACGTTCCTCTTCCGGGGAGGAACCGGCAAATGAAGAAGTTTTATAGAACAAGGTGCAACTGGACAGCCCGGTCAGTGGGCCGCCGTCGACATCGGTAGTGGGTAAAGTGACATTGACCTTAACGACCCGACCTTCAAATGTTGGTTCAGCTAAGGTAGGTGCGGCGGGAGGAAAATTCTCCATGGAGGCCCGGCCTTCATTAGATAACGGACTTTCGGACATAGTCGATCTCCTTTCGTACGATAATTCTTTCACTTTCTATTTTTAAGGGTGCCATAATGTTCTGTCCCTGTCAACTTTTTGATAAATATCTGGTTGACGTCGCAGTTCGGTTTGAGTAGAAGAATATCATTATGCAATGGTTCTCAAGAGGTTAACATGGGGAAACATAAAAAAATTGAACGCCGACGGGAATTGGAACGCCGCCGGCGTCGCCGGAAAAAGCGGAAAAAATTGGAGGCCAAGGGAGCCTTATCTAAAGAGTAGCCCCCCTTTACAGGCCGGACAGTTGGGGTTGACTTCTAGTTGTTGTTCCGTAAAGCTTAAGTGCTGGCCATCGAATCGTAACATCCGTCCTAATAAGGCCGGACCCAGGCCGCCCAGAATGCGTAAGGCTTCCATGGCCTGCAAGCTTCCCAGGATCCCTGGCAGGGGTCCCAACAGTCCAGAAGGGTTTATTGGTGGCGGGTCGGGAAAGGCGCAGATTAGGCAAGGGCCTTGCCCGGGCCACAAAGTGGTCAAATGGCCGCTTAGCCCCTTGACCGCAGCGTGGACCAGAGGCAGGCGATGTTTGATGGCGGCCCGATTGAGAAGCTTCTGGGCCCAAAAATTGTTCAGCGTATCCAGCAGCAGGTTATAACCCTCGGTTAACCGGAGGACATTGTACTCGGTGATCTTCCGGGGCAGGGCTTCCACCTCTGAAAAGGGATTAATCTCCCGGAGACGTTGTTCCGCAATGGCCGCTTTGAAGCGGTCCAAGTCCCTTTCGCGATAGAATAATTGGTCGTGGAGCTTATCGAGGCTTACCCGCTGGCTATCCACGATCCGGACCCGACCGACTCCGGCCGCCAGCAGATACACTGCCAGAGCGGAAGCTAAACCACCGGCTCCGGCCACGAAGACCCGAGCGGCCTTGAGACGCTCTTGGGCTTGCGGACTCCAGTCCGGTAGTTGGAGTTGTCGGGCGTACCTGGTTAATTCAGCCGGACTAAGCATTAGGGCTGACTTCTATGCCTTGGTTTAAAATATTCCAGGGTGATGGATATTGACCTGGTCAAGCGGAAGTGGCCTTGGCTACCTTCGGCTGGTAAAATATATCCTGAACGCAGCCCCGGTAGCTAATGAACTTTCCTTTATCTAGAATCTTTATCGGCTTGCTCAGAGCAAACCATTAATCAAACCGAGTGCTTCCAATTGAAAAAGAGGGCAGGGTAATTTTTATTGGTAGTGGTTATTCTTGTTTGAAAATAATTAATTAGCCTCACTGAAATTTCTGGATTCCATCCCTTCAGCCCACCGCAATCTAATCGGGGATAACTTTTACCCCCGGACCAGTGACAGAAGGCCAAAGAGGCATTATAATATCTATTAAATCATCCGACTGCGGAGGAAACATCCATGGCCGAGGAATCCAAACCCAAATGTGACGTAGACCCTGTCTGTGGCATTGATCTGACCGCCGAGCACGGCAAGTTTGCCTATGACTTTGAAGATAGGACCTTTTACTTCTGTTCGGAACTGTGCCGGGATCAATTCGCCGCCGAACCCGAAAAGTTCATTAAGGAAAAAAAATCCTGAAAGTCATTCGGGAGCTGATGGTCAACCAGTGGCCCGGTTGATAATGATTCTGGCTGGAGATGATGATTAACTTATCGGGGGTAAGTAAAATTTATCAGCGGGGGCCGGAAGAAATCCATGCCTTACAAGGAATCGATCTGACCATTGAGTCGGGAGAATTTATCGCCATCACCGGCAAAAGCGGCTGTGGCAAGAGCACCCTGCTGCATATCATCGGCGGTTTAGAAGTCCCTACCACTGGTCAGGTCAGCATCAACGGCCAGAACCTGAATGGGTTGAGTGATGCCGAGTTAACCCTCTTTCGCCGCGACCAGGTGGGCATGGTCTTCCAAAGCTTCAACCTTTTGCCTCTGCTGACTGTGCAAGAAAATGTCGCCTTACCTCGGATCCTCCAGGGCTATCCCTACAGTCAGGCCCTGGAGCAGGCCGCGGTCTGGTTGGCGGAAGTGGAGTTGACGGCGCGGCGCCAACACAAACCCCATCAAATTTCCGGGGGTGAGATGCAAAGGGCGGCGATCGCCCGGGCCCTGATCAATGATCCCTTGGTGATCATTGCCGATGAACCTACCGGCAACCTGGATACCCGATTGGGCACCCAGGTGATGGAAATTTTCGCCCGCCTCCAGGCGCGGTGGCAGAAGACGGTGATCCTGGCCACCCATGCTCTGGAGGCGGCCCGGTTCGGCAACCGCATTTTACAATTAAACGACGGCCGATTAGTTTCCTGAATTTCAATGGCCATGCCAGCCTTTCTCTTTTCTCTACCGCTGCGTCACCTCCGCAACCATTTTGGACGGACATTGCTTACCGTCCTGGGAATTGCCCTGGGCGCGGCGGTCTTTCTAAGCATTGCCCTAGCGGAAGTCAGCGCCCTGACGGCCTTCAAAGACAGTGTCGATGCCGTGGCTGGCAAGGCCAACCTGCGCCTGCGGGCCGCGGGTGCCCCCCTAAATGAACAGCTTTTGGTCAAGGCCCTTCAGGTTTCCGGGGTGCAAGCCGCGGCGCCGATCATCGAAACCGTGGCGGAAATGACCCAGGCAGGGAATGAACCGCTGCTGTTATTGGGAGTCGATCTTTTTTCCGAGCGCCCCTTTCGGACCTATGAATTCAATCAGAATCAGGACCAGGGTTCCGAAAGACTGGTCAATTTCCTCATACAGCCATACTCTATCCTGATCACTGACCGCCTGGCGGCTCGTTATGACTTGGCGGTGGGCGATCGACTCCCCGTAGTCCTGGGTTCGCAACGCCGGGAACTTCTGGTCCAGGGAATTTTTCGCCCGGCCAGCGGGGTCTATGCCTTAAACGGGTCCTATGCTCTGATCGATCTGGGGCAGGCTCAAGAACTGCTGGACCGTGTCGGAAAGCTGGACTATATCGACCTTTTGGTGGCTGAACCAGTGGACCAGGTGGCGGCCCGACTACAGACGCAGATGCCGGCCGGGATCATCGTGGAGCGCCCTCAGAATCGCAGCCGCCAGGTCGACCGGATGGTGGCGGCTTACCGGCTCAATCTCCTGGTCCTGAGCCTCATCGCCTTATTTGTCGGCATGTTCCTGATCTTTAACGCGGTCTCATTATCGGTAGTGCGGCGGCGGCGGGAAATCGGCCTGCTCCGTACCCTGGGGACTTCCCGGGGCCAGATTCTGGCCCTGTTTCTGTGCGAAGGGGCGGTCAGCGGGGTGATCGGCGGGCTGTTGGGCATCGGCCTTGGCCTCTGGTTGGCTAAGGCCACCCTGAAGGTGGTGACCCAGAATCTGACCGCCCTGTTTATCCTGGTCAAAGCTGAAAATCTGCAACTGTCCTGGACCTTGATGGGGCAGACACTGCTGTTGGCGGTAGGGGTGTCGCTGATCGCCGCCTTCTTCCCGGCCTGGGAAGCCTCCCGGACCCAGCCCCGAGAGGTCTGGCATCGCGAGGAATTGGAAGAAAGAATAAAAAAACGGGCCTGGCCCTGCTTCGGGCTGGGCCTGGTAATACTGCTGGGGGCGGGCCTCTGTGCCTTACAAGGACCGGTGGCTGGCAGGCCCATTTTTGGCTTCCTGGCCGCTTTTCTGATCCTGATCGGCTTTGCCCTTTTGACCCCGCAAGGCGCCGTAGGGCTGGGAAGGCTACTCCAGCCCGTTATGCGACGTTGGCTAGGTCCCCCCGGGGAACTGGGGTGTTGTTATCTCCAGGGCTCCTTGAGCCGCACCGCGGTATCCATCGGCGCTTTGCTGGCCGCTCTGGCCATGCTGATCAGTGCCGCCATCATGATCAAAAGCTTCCGCCAGACCGTGGACCACTGGATCTCCCAATCAATCAGTGGTGATATCTTTCTGGGACCCAATATCTTCTCCACTGCGGCCTACGATGCCTATCTGCCGCCGGAGGTGCTGGGCGAAGTACAGAGTAGGCCGGAGCTGGCCGATGTCTATCTTTACCGCTGCGTGCGCTCCGCTTTTAACCAACGGCCGATCTTGGTGATCGGCGGCAGCATGGCGGTGCTGGATCGCCATGGGGGGATGCTGTTTCGCCGCGGCCGGTCCCCGGAAATCTTTGCCAGACTTCAGACCGAAGGCAATGTCATTGTTTCCGAGAGCTTTGCCGAACTCAATGACTTGCAGGAAGGGGAAAGTTTCCGGCTTCCCACTCCCAGTGGCCCCCACCGGGTTAAGATCGTCGGAGTATTCTACGATTACCGCACTGATGGCCACACAGTGTGGATGGATATTAAATTTATGCACCGCTACTGGAGGGACCACCTAGTCAACGCGGTCCGCCTCTACCTCAAAGACCCGGCGGATCTGGAACCGCTGCGGCAACAACTCCTACAGGATTACAGCTCCCGCTATCGCCTGATCGCCTTGTCGCACCGGGAGCTGCGGGCCGGCATCATGGAGATCTTCGATCAGAGTTTTGCCCTGACCTATGCCCTGGAGGCCATTGCCGTAGTAGTGGCGGTGTTCGGCATCATCACCACCTTCCTGGTGTTGATCATAGAGCGGGAGCGGGAATTAGCCCTCCTCAAGGCGATCGGCGCCAGCCGGAGCCAAGTCTTCCGGATGATCCTGGTGGAGAGCGGCCTGTTGGGCCTGATCAGCCACCTGTTAGGCGCAATAGCGGGAACCCTGCTGTCCCTGGTGTTGATCTATGTAATCAATAAGCAATCCTTTGGCTGGACCATCCAGTTCAAATGGATCCCGGAGATTTATGTGCAGTCGTTGGCCTTGGTCCTGGCGGTCGGCCTGGCCGCCGGGGTCTACCCGGCCTGGCGGGCCTTGCAATATAATCTGGCGGCGATTTTGAAAGAAGAGTAAGCTGCATGGACAAAGGTCTTGCTGCACCGGAACATTTTGTTATAGATTTAACCCAGTTAATGGCGTTATTGGCTGACCCTCGTAACCAAGCCGGGTTTCTTTTATAGGAAGGCTAAATGGGCAAATATGCGGTGTTATATAGTGAAAAAATCAAGGAATACGACCTGGGACACGTTCTGACCCAGGATCGCTATCAGAATTTTATCGACCTGTACCAGGAAAAACTCGGCTGTCGGGCAGATTTCAACATTGTCGCCCCGCCTTATGCCACTGATGAGGATCTCCAACTGATCCATACCCCAGAATATATTCAACGCATCGAACAGTTACGAGGTCTGGACCCCTTTGACACGCCGCTATCCCCTGGTCTGGTTCGAGCCGCCAAGCTCCTGGCCGGAGCCGGGAAGCTGGCCGGGGAACTGGTATTTTCCGGGAAATATCAAAAGGCCTTTGTGGTCGGCGGCGGCGTGCAACATGCCACCCGGACCCGGGAAAAAGGCTTTGGAGTTTTCAGCGATATCGGCATCTGTGCCGAAAACTTAAAACAAACCTTCGGGGTTAAAAGGATTCTGATGATTGATACCGATGCCCATGCCGGGGAAGGTCTATATGAAATCTTTGCCGCAGATCCTCAGGTGTTGTTTCTCTCCCTGCATCAGGACCCCCGGACCCTTTATCCGGGTAAAGGCTTCATCCAGGAGATCGGCAGCGGTGAGGGTAGGGGTTATTCGGTCAACATCCCTTTGCCCCCCAAATCCGGAGATCGGGTCTATGAATTGGCTCTCAAGGAAATTTTCCTTCCTGTGGCTGAGGAATTTCAGCCCCAGATTATCCTCATGATAGATGGCAGCGATCCGCATTACACGGATCGCATCACCCGCATGGGGCTTACCCTGGCGGGGATTAAGCTGGTCGGCCAGATTATCAGTGCCCAGGCTGACAAGCTTTGTGAGGGTAAGATAGTTGATTTTATCGGCTCGGGCTACAGCTCCGATCCCCGGATCGTCTCTCTGGGTTGGCTGGCTTCGATAGCCGGGGTTACTGGAATCGATCTGGAGGTATCCGAACCGCAGCCGATTCCGGCCGAGTTTAAATCAGATTATGGATTGACCGAAGTCCAAAAAGTGGTTGGATTGATTCGAGACCAACTGTCTCCGTACTGGAAGTGTTTTGCGCCATAAACATTGGCTATCCACGTTAAGAGGTTGAGATACGTTGAAATGAGGCAAGGAGCGACAGCATTCTGTTGTTGGAGTGGCGGGAAGGAAAGCGCCTTATCTTTTTACCAGGCCCAAGCAAAGGGAATCAATATTTGTAGTTTGCTCAATATGGTCAGCCGTGACGGCCGACGTTCATGTTCCCATGGCATTGACACCGGCTGTTTGCGATTGCAAGCTGAGGCTATCGGGGTTCCCATCATTCAGGCAAGGACATCTTGGTCGAACTACGAAGACGATTTTAAGAAGCAGGTTTTGGAGCTGAAGGATAAAGGTCTTCAAATGGGGGTCTTTGGAGATATCGACCTTCAGGAGCACCGAGATTGGATAGAAAGGGTTTGTGGTGAAGTGGGTATTAATCCGGTCTTACCATTATGGCAACAAAGCCGGGAGCAATTACTCGCAGAATTCATTCAGATCGGCTTTAAGGCTATTGTTATCGCTACTCAGGCCAAGTTTTTGGGTAAAGCATGGCTGGGCCGCCGGATAGATCACGATTTTATCGAAGATTTAAAATCACGGCCTGAGCTGGACCTATGTGGAGAACAGGGAGAATATCACACCTTTGTGTTCGATGGCCCGATTTTTACAAAACCAGTAGATTTCCGGGTTTCTGAAAAGCTATTACGAGATGCGCATTGGTTCTTGGAACTCATCCCAGGTATCCCGGAGTAATTTAACCGGGTTGAAGGACCCGGCGAGGTGCGTGCTTTTCAGTTTTTATGCACGACCCGGATTAATTTAATTTGGTCAATCCATGCTGAAACGGACCTTCATCCATCTGCCGGGAGTGGGAGAGCGCACTGAGGCCCATTTCTGGCGTCAGGGGGTGCAGACCTGGGAGGATTTCCTGGCCGTTACCCGGGTGTATGGCCTCAGTCGGGAACGTCTGGCCTGGCTGCAGACCGAAGTACGCCAGTCGCTGGCCCGGATCGCGGACGTGGTCTATTTTGCCGACCGGCTGCCCGGCGCCCAATACTGGCGCTTGTTTAAGGATTTTCGGCAACAAGCTGCATATCTGGATATTGAGACCACCGGGGCCAACTGGCCGGCGCTGACCGTCACTGTGATCGGCCTCTACGACGGCTTCCGCTTTCAGCAGTTCGTCCAGGGGGAGAATCTCCATCAGTTTCCTAAGGTAATCCGATCTTATGCCGTTCTGGTCACCTACAATGGCACCCAGTTTGACTTGCCGGTGTTGCGGGCTAATTTCCCAGATCTGGACCTGCCTCCGGTGCACATCGACTTACGCTTTGTCTTGGCCCGGCTGGGATATCGCGGCGGTCTGAAAAGGATCGAACCCCAATTGGGGGTGCACCGCCCGTCCGCCCTGGAAGATCTGGACGGCTATATGGCGGTGCTCCTTTGGAACCGTTATCAGCGGGGGGATGCTACCGCTCGGGACCTTTTACTGCGTTATAACCGGGAAGATGTCATCAACCTGGAACCTCTGATGATCCAGTCCTATGAGCTTTCCCAGACCCGGCTCCTGTCTACCGCCAGCCGCACAAAAACCTAATTCCCCTCAGCCCCAAAATCGGTTATATTTAAATAGAGTTATGACTGCTGCTGGGTTGAATTCTAAAATCAGGAATCAAAGGAGGACTGATGCGCTATTCCAAGATGCTGATTCCCACTTTAAAAGAGGTTCCTGCTGAGGCCGAAACTATATCGCATCAGTTGCTGCTGCGGGCTGGGATGATCCGTAAACTGGCGGCGGGTATTTATGATTATCTGCCCTTGGCCTTGCGGGTGATTCGCAAGGTAGAAAAGATTGTTCGGGAGGAGATGAACCGGGCCGGGGCGCAGGAAGTTTTGCTGCCAGCGGTACAACCTGCCGAACTGTGGAAAGAGTCAGGCCGGTGGGAGATTTATGGCAAAGAACTGCTGCGCTTTCAAGATCGCCACGACCGGGATTGCTGCCTGGGACCGACCCACGAGGAGGTAATCACTGACTTGGTGCGTCGGGATGTGCATTCCTACCGGCAATTACCTCTCAATCTCTACCAGATTCAGACTAAGTTCCGGGATGAAATCCGGCCCCGCTTTGGCCTGATCCGGGGGCGGGAATTTATCATGAAAGATGGCTATAGCTTTGATCTGGACGAAGCCGGCGCTGATCAGAGCTACGAAGCCATGTATCAGGCCTATGATCGCATCTTTCAACGCTGTGGCCTGCACTTCAAAATCGTTGAAGCCGACACCGGCCCCATTGGCGGCAGTTTCTCCCATGAGTTCATGGTATTGGCCGACACCGGAGAAGATACCGTGGTCTCTTGTCGTCGATGTGCTTATGCGGCCAATCTGGAAAAGGCCGAAATTTTGGCGCCGGAGGGCTCCAGCCCTAGGGAAGAACCCCAAGCCTTGGTTAGGATCCATACTCCCGATGTCCGTACCGTGGACGAGGTGGCCGACTTTTTACAGATAACCCCGGCCCAGATTGTCAAGACCCTGATCTATGACACCGAGCGCGGCGTGGTGGCGGTTTTGATCCGCGGCGATCATGAAGTTAATGAGGTGAAATTAAAGAATTATCTAAAAGTTAATGACTTGACCCTGGCCTCGGAATCTTTGATCCGCAAAGCGACCGGCGCTCAGGTCGGGTTTGCCGGGCCCGTGGGGCTGGACCTGCCCATTTATGCCGATCATGCCTTAAAACCTTTGGCGAATCTGGTGTCCGGAGCCAATCAGGATGATTATCATTATTCCAACGTCAATCTGGGGCGGGACGTCAAAGTCAGCCATTATGCCGACTTACGGCAGATAACCCCGGAAGACCGTTGTCCTCGCTGTGGGGCAGAGCTGGAATTTTTAAAGGGCATCGAAGTAGGCCACGTCTTCAAGCTGGGCCACAAATACTCACGCGCCTTAAAGGCTACTTACCTCGATGCCCACGGTCAGGAGCAGTATATGTTCATGGGCTGTTACGGTATCGGCGTCAGCCGGATTGTTGCCGCTGCCATCGAACAGAACCATGATGCCGATGGGATCATTTTTCCTATGTCACTGGCCCCTTTTCAGGTGCTGTTGACCCCGGTGGCAACCAATGATGAGCTTACCATTAAAACCGCGGAACGATTGTACCAGGAAATGATCGCCGCCGGGATTGAGGTGTTGTATGATGACCGGGAGGAACGTCCCGGGGTGAAATTCAAGGACGGGGATCTGTTGGGAATTCCACTGCGGGTGGTAGTGGGACCCCGTACCCTGTCCCAGCACCAGGCTGAAGTCCGTCACCGCTACACCCGCGAAATGGAAATGGTCCCTTTGGCCGAATTGCTTTCTCACTTGCAGAAATGCATCGCACAGGAGCGCGATGGGCCGTATTATCCGCATCAATGACATCGTTAACGAGGTGCTGAAGCACCATCCGGAGGCCGAGACCGCGTTAATTGAGAAGGCCTACGTCTTCGCGGCCCGGGCCCACGAAGGTCAGTCGCGCCTCACCGGTGAGCCTTATCTGTCACATCCCCTGGAAGTAGCCTTTATTCTGGCCCAGATGGGTCTGGGGCCGGTAACCGTCGCCTGTGGGCTGTTGCACGATACCGTCGAGGATACCGACACCTCCCTGGATGATTTGGATGAGTATTTTGGCGAGGAAGTAGCCGATATAGTCAATGGGGTGACCAAGCTGAGCCAGATCAGCTTCAGCAATCGAGAGGCCCAGCAGGCGGAATATATCCGCAAAATGCTGTTGGCCATGGCTCATGATATCCGTGTCATCCTGGTCAAACTGGCTGATCGGGTGCATAACATGCGCACTTTGGGATATATGAAGCCAGCCAGCCAACGCCGCATTGCCCAGGAGACCCTGGATATCTTTGCTCCTATTGCCAGCCGTCTGGGTATGGGACGGCTGCGGGTGGAATTAGAAGAGCTGGCCTTTTTTTACCTGGAGCCGGAACTTTACCAGCAAATACAGGAGGGCATGGCCCGCAAGCGAGGGGAACGGCAAGCCTATATCCAGGAAATCACCCAGATCATCACCCAAAAGCTGGCCGAGCATAATCTGCAAGGGGAAGTTTCGGGGCGTCCCAAGCATTTTTATAGCATCTATCGCAAAATGCAGCACCAACAGATCAGTCTCGACCAGGTTTACGATCTGCTGGCCTTTCGGATTATCCTCAAGACTATTCCGGAATGTTACGCGGCTCTGGGGTTGATTCACTCCCTCTGGAAACCGGTACCGGGGCGCTTCAAAGATTATATCGGTCATCCCAAGGCCAACAACTATCAATCGCTGCATACCGCGGTGATCGGCCCTTACGGCGAGCGCATGGAAATTCAGATCCGTACCGAGGAGATGCATCAGATCGCCGAAGAGGGGATTGCTGCCCATTGGTGCTACAAAGAGCACCGCAAATTTCAAAAAGAAGAAGACCAGCTTTTTGCCTGGCTGCGGCGTTTGGTGGATTGGCAAAGGGATTACCAGAACCCGGCGGATTTTTTAAAAACTGTGCGCCTGGAGCTCTACCCCGAGCAGGTATTTGTCTATACTCCCCGGGGCGATGTCAAGGAATTGCCGCGGGGCGCGACCCCGGTCGATTTTGCCTACGCAATCCACACCGAGGTCGGTCATACCTGTACCGGTGCCCGGGTTAATGGCCGCATGGTCTCCTTGAAACATAAACTGCAAAACGGTGATACCGTAGAAATCATCACCTCGCCTACCCATGTGCCCAGCCGGGACTGGTTGCAATTTGTTCGCACCCCCCGGGCCCGGAGCAAGATCAAACAATGGCTGAAAACCGCCGAACGGGAACGGAGTTTCACCCTGGGCAAGGAGATTCTCGAAAAGGAATTGCGCAAGGCCGGGTTGTCTCTGACCAAGCTATTAAAATCAGGGGAAGAGTTACAGAAGACAGCCCAAGCATTGTCTTTTGTGCGAATTGATGACCTGATCGCCGCGGTGGGTTATGGCAAGATTTCCGCTGGCCAGATAATCGGCCGATTAACTCCGCGACCGGAGTTGCCGCCGTTGGAGGAAGGCTTGTCCCCTACACCTACCGAACCGGAGCGGCCCCGCGAGCGCGGCGGCATTACCGTCAAAGGGGTGGACGATATTCTGATCCACCTGGCCAAGTGTTGTAATCCTATTCCCGGTGATGAGATCATGGGTTATATCACTA encodes:
- a CDS encoding branched-chain amino acid ABC transporter permease → MDLNTFLQQLINGLSLGSLYALIAIGYTMVYGILRLINFAHGDLLMVAAYAGLFGVGMFSLPWELAFPLALMLTGLMGVLLERGAYRPLRRAPRISLLISAIAASFFLENLALVMLGGRPQPFPVPPFLAGAITLNGLFISRLSFYTPAITAVLLAALFLMVYRTRIGIAMRAIARDLETTRLMGINVDRLITLTFLIGSVLAGAGGLLWAMRYPQVNPYMGILPGLKAFIAAVLGGIGNLAGAVLGGLLLGVSEILIVAFFPAWAGYRDALAFGLLIVVLLFRPTGLLGEILMEEKL
- a CDS encoding HesA/MoeB/ThiF family protein encodes the protein MLSPAELTRYARQLQLPDWSPQAQERLKAARVFVAGAGGLASALAVYLLAAGVGRVRIVDSQRVSLDKLHDQLFYRERDLDRFKAAIAEQRLREINPFSEVEALPRKITEYNVLRLTEGYNLLLDTLNNFWAQKLLNRAAIKHRLPLVHAAVKGLSGHLTTLWPGQGPCLICAFPDPPPINPSGLLGPLPGILGSLQAMEALRILGGLGPALLGRMLRFDGQHLSFTEQQLEVNPNCPACKGGLLFR
- a CDS encoding YHS domain-containing protein, with the protein product MAEESKPKCDVDPVCGIDLTAEHGKFAYDFEDRTFYFCSELCRDQFAAEPEKFIKEKKS
- a CDS encoding ABC transporter ATP-binding protein; the protein is MMINLSGVSKIYQRGPEEIHALQGIDLTIESGEFIAITGKSGCGKSTLLHIIGGLEVPTTGQVSINGQNLNGLSDAELTLFRRDQVGMVFQSFNLLPLLTVQENVALPRILQGYPYSQALEQAAVWLAEVELTARRQHKPHQISGGEMQRAAIARALINDPLVIIADEPTGNLDTRLGTQVMEIFARLQARWQKTVILATHALEAARFGNRILQLNDGRLVS
- a CDS encoding FtsX-like permease family protein translates to MAMPAFLFSLPLRHLRNHFGRTLLTVLGIALGAAVFLSIALAEVSALTAFKDSVDAVAGKANLRLRAAGAPLNEQLLVKALQVSGVQAAAPIIETVAEMTQAGNEPLLLLGVDLFSERPFRTYEFNQNQDQGSERLVNFLIQPYSILITDRLAARYDLAVGDRLPVVLGSQRRELLVQGIFRPASGVYALNGSYALIDLGQAQELLDRVGKLDYIDLLVAEPVDQVAARLQTQMPAGIIVERPQNRSRQVDRMVAAYRLNLLVLSLIALFVGMFLIFNAVSLSVVRRRREIGLLRTLGTSRGQILALFLCEGAVSGVIGGLLGIGLGLWLAKATLKVVTQNLTALFILVKAENLQLSWTLMGQTLLLAVGVSLIAAFFPAWEASRTQPREVWHREELEERIKKRAWPCFGLGLVILLGAGLCALQGPVAGRPIFGFLAAFLILIGFALLTPQGAVGLGRLLQPVMRRWLGPPGELGCCYLQGSLSRTAVSIGALLAALAMLISAAIMIKSFRQTVDHWISQSISGDIFLGPNIFSTAAYDAYLPPEVLGEVQSRPELADVYLYRCVRSAFNQRPILVIGGSMAVLDRHGGMLFRRGRSPEIFARLQTEGNVIVSESFAELNDLQEGESFRLPTPSGPHRVKIVGVFYDYRTDGHTVWMDIKFMHRYWRDHLVNAVRLYLKDPADLEPLRQQLLQDYSSRYRLIALSHRELRAGIMEIFDQSFALTYALEAIAVVVAVFGIITTFLVLIIERERELALLKAIGASRSQVFRMILVESGLLGLISHLLGAIAGTLLSLVLIYVINKQSFGWTIQFKWIPEIYVQSLALVLAVGLAAGVYPAWRALQYNLAAILKEE
- a CDS encoding diphthine--ammonia ligase, with translation MRQGATAFCCWSGGKESALSFYQAQAKGINICSLLNMVSRDGRRSCSHGIDTGCLRLQAEAIGVPIIQARTSWSNYEDDFKKQVLELKDKGLQMGVFGDIDLQEHRDWIERVCGEVGINPVLPLWQQSREQLLAEFIQIGFKAIVIATQAKFLGKAWLGRRIDHDFIEDLKSRPELDLCGEQGEYHTFVFDGPIFTKPVDFRVSEKLLRDAHWFLELIPGIPE
- a CDS encoding ribonuclease H-like domain-containing protein, which produces MLKRTFIHLPGVGERTEAHFWRQGVQTWEDFLAVTRVYGLSRERLAWLQTEVRQSLARIADVVYFADRLPGAQYWRLFKDFRQQAAYLDIETTGANWPALTVTVIGLYDGFRFQQFVQGENLHQFPKVIRSYAVLVTYNGTQFDLPVLRANFPDLDLPPVHIDLRFVLARLGYRGGLKRIEPQLGVHRPSALEDLDGYMAVLLWNRYQRGDATARDLLLRYNREDVINLEPLMIQSYELSQTRLLSTASRTKT
- a CDS encoding proline--tRNA ligase is translated as MRYSKMLIPTLKEVPAEAETISHQLLLRAGMIRKLAAGIYDYLPLALRVIRKVEKIVREEMNRAGAQEVLLPAVQPAELWKESGRWEIYGKELLRFQDRHDRDCCLGPTHEEVITDLVRRDVHSYRQLPLNLYQIQTKFRDEIRPRFGLIRGREFIMKDGYSFDLDEAGADQSYEAMYQAYDRIFQRCGLHFKIVEADTGPIGGSFSHEFMVLADTGEDTVVSCRRCAYAANLEKAEILAPEGSSPREEPQALVRIHTPDVRTVDEVADFLQITPAQIVKTLIYDTERGVVAVLIRGDHEVNEVKLKNYLKVNDLTLASESLIRKATGAQVGFAGPVGLDLPIYADHALKPLANLVSGANQDDYHYSNVNLGRDVKVSHYADLRQITPEDRCPRCGAELEFLKGIEVGHVFKLGHKYSRALKATYLDAHGQEQYMFMGCYGIGVSRIVAAAIEQNHDADGIIFPMSLAPFQVLLTPVATNDELTIKTAERLYQEMIAAGIEVLYDDREERPGVKFKDGDLLGIPLRVVVGPRTLSQHQAEVRHRYTREMEMVPLAELLSHLQKCIAQERDGPYYPHQ